A portion of the Permianibacter fluminis genome contains these proteins:
- a CDS encoding type III pantothenate kinase yields the protein MLWLDVGNTRIKWQLDSADGVIAGAALHGSGDTLAAAPIWAELPARTEVWVASVASATLRAQIDALCAQAGCASVHWAVSAAHMGGLHNSYAEPARLGVDRWLAMLAAWREACGPVVVIDAGSAITVDWVDEHGRHRGGHIVPGVSLLEQALRRGTAAVRAEPQTSRSVSPGVSTDQAVNQGVLAMAAGYLRYVLTEAWPGCASARLLLCGGDGPLLEPFLPRPASWRAQLVLDGLREYARLHEHRE from the coding sequence ATGTTGTGGCTGGATGTCGGCAATACCCGAATCAAATGGCAGCTGGACAGCGCCGATGGCGTGATTGCCGGTGCCGCCTTGCATGGCAGCGGCGACACGCTGGCGGCCGCGCCGATTTGGGCGGAGCTGCCGGCTCGCACCGAGGTTTGGGTCGCAAGTGTCGCCAGCGCAACGTTGCGGGCGCAAATTGATGCTCTCTGTGCTCAGGCCGGTTGTGCCAGCGTGCATTGGGCGGTCAGTGCCGCGCACATGGGCGGTTTGCACAACAGCTATGCCGAGCCGGCGCGGTTGGGCGTGGATCGCTGGTTGGCGATGTTGGCGGCATGGCGGGAAGCGTGCGGCCCGGTTGTGGTGATCGATGCCGGTTCCGCGATCACGGTGGACTGGGTTGACGAGCATGGTCGTCATCGTGGCGGTCATATCGTGCCCGGCGTCAGCTTGCTGGAACAGGCGCTGCGGCGCGGCACGGCCGCCGTGCGCGCCGAGCCCCAGACCAGTCGGTCGGTGTCGCCGGGCGTCAGTACCGATCAAGCGGTCAATCAGGGCGTTTTGGCCATGGCCGCCGGTTACCTGCGCTACGTGCTGACAGAGGCCTGGCCTGGCTGTGCTTCGGCGAGGTTGCTGCTCTGTGGCGGCGATGGTCCGCTGCTGGAGCCGTTTTTGCCGCGACCGGCCAGTTGGCGGGCGCAGCTGGTCTTGGATGGGCTGCGCGAGTATGCCCGTCTGCATGAACATCGGGAGTAA
- the tuf gene encoding elongation factor Tu: MSKEKFERTKPHVNVGTIGHVDHGKTSLTAALTIVTARKYGGEVKNYADIDAAPEERARGITINTAHVEYESANRHYAHVDCPGHADYVKNMITGAAQMDGAVLVVSAADGPMPQTREHILLSRQVGVPYIVVFLNKCDMVDDAELLELVEMEVRELLSAYDFPGDDTPIIRGSAKLAIEGDQGEFGEQAIMKLLEALDTYIPQPERAIDKPFLLPVEDVFSISGRGTVVTGRVERGIVKVGEEIEIVGLKDTVKTTVTGVEMFRKLLDEGRAGDNVGVLLRGTKREDVERGQVLAKPGSIKPHTKFESEVYVLSKEEGGRHTPFFKGYRPQFYFRTTDVTGAIELPEGVEMVMPGDNIKMVVTLIAPIAMDDGLRFAIREGGRTVGAGVVAKIIA, from the coding sequence ATGTCGAAGGAAAAGTTTGAACGTACAAAGCCCCACGTGAACGTGGGCACCATCGGTCACGTTGACCATGGCAAGACCTCGCTGACGGCAGCGCTGACCATTGTCACCGCGCGCAAGTACGGCGGCGAAGTCAAGAACTACGCGGACATCGACGCGGCGCCGGAAGAGCGCGCGCGCGGTATCACCATCAACACCGCTCACGTCGAATACGAATCGGCCAACCGCCACTACGCGCACGTTGACTGCCCGGGCCACGCTGACTACGTCAAAAACATGATCACCGGTGCTGCCCAGATGGACGGCGCGGTGCTGGTCGTGTCGGCTGCCGACGGTCCGATGCCGCAAACCCGCGAACACATCCTGCTGTCGCGCCAAGTCGGCGTGCCGTACATCGTCGTGTTCCTGAACAAGTGCGACATGGTCGACGACGCCGAGCTGCTCGAGCTGGTCGAAATGGAAGTGCGCGAACTGCTGAGCGCCTATGACTTCCCGGGCGACGACACCCCGATCATCCGCGGTTCGGCCAAGCTCGCCATCGAAGGCGACCAAGGCGAATTCGGCGAACAAGCGATCATGAAGCTGCTGGAAGCGCTGGACACCTACATCCCGCAACCGGAGCGCGCGATTGACAAGCCGTTCCTGCTGCCGGTCGAAGACGTGTTCTCGATCTCGGGTCGCGGTACCGTCGTGACTGGTCGTGTTGAGCGCGGCATCGTCAAAGTCGGCGAAGAAATCGAAATCGTCGGCCTGAAAGACACCGTCAAGACCACCGTCACCGGCGTCGAAATGTTCCGCAAGCTGCTCGACGAAGGTCGTGCGGGCGACAACGTTGGCGTGCTGCTGCGCGGCACCAAGCGTGAAGACGTCGAGCGTGGTCAAGTGCTGGCCAAGCCGGGCTCGATCAAGCCGCACACCAAGTTCGAATCGGAAGTGTACGTGTTGTCGAAAGAAGAAGGCGGTCGTCACACCCCGTTCTTCAAAGGCTACCGTCCGCAATTCTACTTCCGTACGACCGACGTGACGGGCGCCATCGAACTGCCGGAAGGCGTCGAGATGGTGATGCCGGGCGACAACATCAAGATGGTGGTGACCCTGATCGCCCCGATCGCGATGGACGACGGTCTGCGTTTCGCGATTCGCGAAGGCGGCCGTACCGTTGGCGCCGGCGTTGTTGCCAAGATCATTGCCTAA
- the secE gene encoding preprotein translocase subunit SecE: MTTNVEQTPTRLDSLKWILVAFLIAVAVVGNQYFVEQAWYFRAIGVIVALAVAAVVALQTQKGRDALEFAKEARTEIRKVVWPTRQETVQTTIIVAIFVVVIALFLWLVDWLLVWALGFIIA; the protein is encoded by the coding sequence ATGACGACCAACGTTGAACAGACTCCGACTCGCCTGGACTCCTTGAAGTGGATTCTGGTGGCCTTCTTGATTGCTGTGGCAGTCGTGGGCAACCAGTACTTCGTCGAGCAGGCTTGGTACTTCCGCGCGATTGGTGTGATCGTTGCGCTGGCAGTGGCCGCGGTAGTCGCCTTGCAAACCCAGAAAGGCCGTGATGCCTTGGAGTTTGCCAAAGAAGCGCGCACTGAAATTCGCAAGGTCGTTTGGCCGACTCGCCAGGAAACCGTGCAGACCACCATCATCGTTGCGATTTTCGTGGTTGTGATTGCGCTGTTCCTGTGGCTGGTTGACTGGCTGCTGGTGTGGGCGCTCGGCTTCATCATCGCCTAA
- the nusG gene encoding transcription termination/antitermination protein NusG yields MAMRWYVVQAYSGFENRVKKGLEERIQMHSLQHLFGKVLVPTEEVVELRGGSKRKSERKFFPGYVLVQMDLNEESWHLVKETPRVLGFIGGTPEKPAPISDKEADAILHRVEEGSEKPRPKVLFEPGEMVRVTDGPFADFNGVVETVDYEKNRLKVSVLIFGRSTPVELDFGQVEKG; encoded by the coding sequence ATGGCGATGCGGTGGTATGTGGTGCAAGCCTATTCCGGTTTTGAAAACCGGGTGAAAAAAGGTCTGGAAGAGCGCATTCAAATGCACAGTCTCCAGCACCTGTTTGGCAAAGTGCTGGTGCCAACCGAAGAAGTCGTTGAGCTTCGCGGTGGCAGCAAACGCAAAAGCGAACGCAAATTTTTCCCGGGTTATGTCCTGGTGCAGATGGATCTCAACGAAGAGAGCTGGCACTTGGTCAAGGAAACCCCGCGCGTGCTCGGTTTCATCGGTGGCACGCCAGAAAAGCCGGCACCGATTTCCGACAAAGAAGCCGATGCGATTCTGCATCGGGTCGAAGAAGGTTCGGAAAAGCCGCGGCCGAAAGTATTGTTCGAACCGGGCGAAATGGTCCGGGTCACCGATGGTCCGTTCGCGGATTTCAACGGTGTGGTCGAGACGGTCGATTACGAAAAGAACCGTCTGAAAGTTTCGGTCCTGATCTTTGGCCGCTCCACTCCGGTGGAACTGGACTTTGGTCAGGTCGAGAAGGGCTGA
- the rplK gene encoding 50S ribosomal protein L11, protein MAKKVQAYVKLQVKAGMANPSPPIGPALGQQGVNIMEFCKQFNAQTDKVEKGLPLPVVITVYSDRSFTFITKTPPASVLIKKSLGLESGSSRPNTQKVGKISRAKLEEIAKIKQPDLTAADLEAAVRTVAGTARSMGVEVEV, encoded by the coding sequence ATGGCAAAGAAAGTACAAGCTTACGTCAAGCTGCAAGTCAAGGCCGGTATGGCCAACCCAAGTCCGCCGATCGGCCCAGCGCTCGGTCAGCAGGGCGTCAACATCATGGAGTTCTGCAAACAGTTCAACGCTCAGACCGACAAGGTCGAGAAAGGACTGCCGCTGCCGGTCGTTATCACCGTGTACAGCGATCGCAGCTTCACATTCATCACCAAGACGCCGCCAGCTTCTGTTCTGATCAAGAAATCGCTTGGTCTGGAAAGTGGCTCGTCGCGTCCGAACACCCAGAAAGTCGGCAAGATTTCCCGCGCCAAGCTGGAAGAAATTGCCAAGATCAAGCAACCGGATTTGACCGCTGCTGATCTGGAAGCGGCCGTGCGCACTGTCGCCGGTACCGCGCGTTCCATGGGCGTCGAGGTGGAGGTTTAA
- the rplA gene encoding 50S ribosomal protein L1, translating to MAKLTKRAKAIRAAVDRSKVYAADDALNLLKSVSKVKFVESVDVAVNLGVDPRKSDQVVRGATVLPNGTGKTVRVAVFTQGANAEAAKAAGADIIGMDDLAASIKAGKMDFDLVIASPDAMRVVGTLGQILGPRGLMPNPKVGTVTADVAQAVKNAKAGQVQYRTDKAGIIHATIGKSSFEVNALRENLEALLTALRRAKPATAKGQYMKKISLSTTMGPGVQVDAGSLNIGE from the coding sequence ATGGCCAAGCTTACCAAGCGCGCCAAAGCCATTCGTGCCGCCGTTGACCGCAGCAAAGTGTATGCGGCTGACGATGCGCTGAACCTGCTGAAGTCAGTCAGCAAAGTGAAGTTCGTTGAGAGCGTTGACGTTGCCGTCAACCTCGGTGTGGATCCGCGGAAATCGGATCAAGTCGTGCGCGGCGCCACCGTGTTGCCGAACGGCACCGGTAAAACCGTTCGTGTGGCCGTGTTCACCCAGGGTGCAAATGCCGAAGCTGCGAAAGCCGCTGGCGCTGACATCATTGGTATGGACGACCTGGCTGCCAGCATCAAAGCCGGCAAAATGGATTTCGATCTCGTTATCGCCTCTCCGGATGCGATGCGCGTGGTCGGTACCCTCGGCCAGATCCTCGGCCCACGTGGTTTGATGCCGAACCCGAAAGTCGGCACCGTGACTGCTGATGTGGCTCAGGCCGTGAAAAACGCCAAAGCCGGTCAGGTCCAGTACCGTACCGACAAGGCCGGTATCATTCACGCCACCATCGGCAAGTCGAGCTTCGAAGTGAACGCCCTGCGCGAAAACCTCGAAGCCCTGCTGACCGCCCTGCGTCGCGCCAAGCCGGCGACCGCAAAAGGTCAGTACATGAAGAAAATTTCCCTGTCGACCACCATGGGCCCTGGCGTCCAGGTCGACGCGGGCAGCCTGAACATCGGCGAGTAA
- the rplJ gene encoding 50S ribosomal protein L10: protein MALGLEGKKAIVDEVAVIAAKATSAVLAEYRGLTVAELTSLRVKARQQGVYIKVVRNTLARRAVEGTDFACLQPALVGPVICAFSLNEPATAARVLKEISKGNDKFKVTALAFEGKLMDGKQLDFLASLPTKDEAYAMLARTLLEIPSKVARVLQAVADQKQAA, encoded by the coding sequence GTGGCACTTGGTCTCGAAGGCAAAAAGGCCATTGTTGACGAAGTCGCGGTCATTGCGGCCAAAGCGACGTCAGCAGTGTTGGCCGAATACCGTGGTCTCACGGTCGCCGAACTGACCTCGCTGCGCGTGAAAGCTCGTCAACAAGGCGTGTACATCAAAGTTGTACGCAACACGTTGGCGCGTCGCGCAGTAGAAGGCACCGATTTCGCCTGCCTGCAACCAGCGTTGGTTGGCCCGGTCATTTGCGCTTTCTCCCTGAACGAGCCGGCAACTGCCGCGCGCGTGCTCAAGGAAATCAGCAAGGGCAATGACAAATTCAAGGTCACCGCACTGGCGTTCGAAGGCAAGTTGATGGATGGCAAGCAGCTGGACTTTTTGGCCAGCCTGCCGACCAAAGACGAAGCCTACGCAATGCTGGCCCGCACCCTGCTCGAAATCCCGTCCAAAGTGGCGCGGGTTCTGCAGGCTGTTGCCGACCAGAAGCAAGCAGCGTAA
- the rplL gene encoding 50S ribosomal protein L7/L12 produces MALSKDDIVNAVAAMSVSEVVELVKAIEEKFGVSAAAAVVAAGPAAAAAVEEQTEFTVKLTDFGANKVNVIKVIREITGLGLKEAKDLVEGVPSTVKEGVSKADADGIKKKLEEAGAKVEIK; encoded by the coding sequence ATGGCTCTGTCGAAAGACGATATCGTTAACGCCGTCGCCGCGATGAGCGTCAGCGAAGTGGTCGAGCTGGTCAAGGCGATCGAAGAGAAGTTTGGCGTGTCGGCTGCTGCCGCCGTTGTTGCTGCTGGCCCGGCCGCTGCTGCTGCCGTGGAAGAGCAGACCGAATTCACGGTCAAGCTGACCGATTTCGGCGCCAACAAGGTCAACGTCATCAAAGTGATTCGCGAAATCACTGGCCTGGGTCTGAAAGAAGCCAAAGACCTGGTCGAAGGCGTGCCGAGCACCGTCAAAGAAGGTGTCTCGAAGGCCGATGCCGATGGCATCAAGAAGAAGCTGGAAGAAGCCGGCGCCAAGGTCGAAATCAAGTAA